The following are encoded together in the Candidatus Neomarinimicrobiota bacterium genome:
- a CDS encoding histidine kinase, with translation MLEISKVGAEAGAKTYILAMINRMKLKDSRIAQHLLFWGAYFIFLFLISLLRSNEGRDVSFHLPFELMQVAVMVSVVYLNLKILIPRFFETRKFFLYGLLMIAAVLVNGGILVSLMRLFPDFSPPFILKHRPSYMFVLPMAFMQLSLVAVTSTLHFMRENLRLQQEALSVKELESRQLKAELDSLKAQVNPHFLFNSLNNIYSHSLLESPQTPDLILKLSGLLNYIIYECQDEQVRLEKEMEFLTNYIALEKVRIDESVQVELKMDVPDTSIMIAPLLFVPLIENAFKHGANISSGQPFIKVELKQNAGELKFRCTNLRDNFEDDLKREGAVGGIGLENVRKRLDLIYPDKHRFEIKDDGKQFIVDLRISFGELSP, from the coding sequence TAAATCGAATGAAGCTTAAAGACAGCCGCATCGCCCAGCACCTGCTTTTTTGGGGTGCTTATTTTATCTTTCTGTTTCTAATCAGCTTGTTAAGATCCAATGAAGGTCGCGATGTAAGCTTTCATCTCCCATTTGAACTGATGCAGGTCGCAGTTATGGTTTCAGTTGTTTACCTCAACCTGAAAATCTTGATTCCCAGGTTTTTTGAAACGCGCAAATTCTTTCTGTATGGCCTGCTTATGATTGCTGCCGTGCTGGTAAACGGAGGTATACTCGTTTCCCTGATGCGCCTATTTCCCGATTTTAGCCCACCCTTCATTTTGAAGCATAGGCCATCTTATATGTTTGTCCTACCCATGGCTTTTATGCAGTTGTCATTGGTAGCTGTGACATCAACTTTGCATTTCATGCGTGAAAATCTGCGACTACAGCAAGAAGCGCTTTCGGTTAAAGAGCTGGAAAGTCGTCAATTAAAGGCTGAGCTTGATTCACTCAAGGCCCAGGTCAATCCCCATTTCTTGTTTAATTCCTTGAACAATATTTACTCACATAGTCTGTTGGAATCTCCCCAGACACCAGACCTCATCCTGAAGCTTTCTGGTCTGCTGAACTACATCATTTATGAATGTCAGGACGAACAGGTTCGACTGGAAAAGGAAATGGAGTTTTTAACCAACTATATTGCTCTGGAAAAAGTTCGTATAGATGAGTCAGTCCAGGTTGAATTGAAGATGGATGTCCCTGATACGTCCATAATGATCGCCCCACTATTATTTGTCCCCCTCATAGAAAACGCCTTTAAGCATGGCGCAAATATTTCAAGTGGTCAGCCCTTTATTAAGGTTGAACTCAAACAAAATGCTGGTGAGTTGAAGTTTCGATGTACAAATCTTCGGGATAATTTTGAGGATGACCTGAAGCGTGAAGGGGCAGTGGGAGGTATTGGTCTGGAAAATGTCCGCAAACGACTCGATCTTATTTATCCTGATAAGCATCGATTTGAGATCAAGGATGATGGGAAGCAGTTCATTGTTGATCTTAGAATTTCCTTTGGAGAATTGAGCCCATGA
- a CDS encoding response regulator transcription factor, which produces MSSQTNIRCLIVDDEAPARAVIKKYLSDIPGFEVLSECKNAFEANEAILTLHPDLLFLDINMPKFTGLKLLESLRRPPLAIITTAYREYAVESFELDVVDYLHKPFSLERFIQALNKARDRITPADGNMAGNEVPSPKEGGSQSGKDFIFLKEEGQVNRVDLRNILYVEAVGDYLSVITNQGKHLSYMSMKKMVDLLPADRFCRIHKSFIVSLSKVNTIDKGRVYIGEKSFPIGATYRPVFMDLIKTHMG; this is translated from the coding sequence ATGAGTTCGCAGACAAATATTCGTTGTCTTATTGTTGATGATGAAGCACCCGCTCGTGCTGTTATTAAAAAATATCTCTCTGATATTCCTGGTTTTGAAGTTCTCAGTGAGTGTAAGAATGCATTTGAAGCCAATGAGGCTATACTCACGCTACACCCTGACCTATTATTTTTAGATATCAACATGCCTAAATTTACGGGGTTGAAACTGTTGGAGAGTCTGCGACGTCCACCCCTGGCCATTATCACCACAGCTTATCGTGAGTATGCCGTGGAAAGTTTTGAGCTGGATGTGGTAGATTATCTCCATAAACCCTTTTCCCTGGAACGCTTTATACAGGCGTTGAATAAGGCTCGGGATAGAATTACCCCTGCTGATGGGAATATGGCAGGCAATGAAGTTCCATCTCCAAAAGAGGGAGGAAGCCAGTCGGGAAAGGATTTTATTTTCCTCAAAGAGGAGGGTCAGGTCAATCGTGTGGATCTGCGTAATATTCTTTATGTGGAAGCAGTGGGTGATTATCTCAGTGTCATCACCAATCAAGGCAAGCATCTTTCCTATATGTCCATGAAAAAAATGGTGGATCTGCTACCTGCAGATCGCTTCTGTAGAATCCATAAGTCATTTATTGTGAGTCTCTCCAAAGTAAATACCATCGATAAGGGAAGAGTCTATATCGGGGAAAAAAGTTTTCCCATCGGCGCCACCTACCGTCCCGTATTTATGGATCTCATAAAAACCCACATGGGGTAG
- a CDS encoding SDR family oxidoreductase has translation MNVSGKVFIVTGASSGIGEALSVELASRGAQIVCAARRVNELERVCNSINTAGGSALAVQTDITDLNACRHLIKQSIDKYGKLDGLILNAGVSMWARFEDITDISFFQNLIDVNYLGAVNCCHAALPHLKKTNGKIVSCSTAQAIMGFPNHSGYVASKHALHGFLSTLDMEMKGEVSILEAVLSWIRGTNLRDNAFGAEGTKLTKSSKKHTSESVSLEDCVEQIILAIEADKKTVYIPRKLAMIPLLNTFFQGFLRRKVSGAIDKNES, from the coding sequence ATGAATGTGTCAGGAAAGGTCTTTATTGTCACTGGGGCTTCTTCTGGTATCGGCGAAGCACTGTCAGTTGAGCTGGCCAGTAGGGGTGCCCAGATTGTCTGTGCGGCGCGTAGAGTAAATGAGCTTGAGCGGGTCTGCAATTCCATTAATACCGCTGGCGGTTCAGCACTGGCCGTACAAACAGACATCACTGACCTGAATGCCTGTCGTCATCTGATCAAACAAAGCATAGACAAGTATGGCAAACTGGATGGTCTAATCCTTAACGCTGGTGTCAGCATGTGGGCCAGATTTGAGGACATCACTGATATCTCATTTTTCCAGAATTTAATCGATGTGAATTATCTTGGGGCTGTAAACTGTTGCCACGCAGCGCTTCCCCATCTGAAAAAGACCAATGGAAAAATTGTCAGTTGTTCAACAGCTCAAGCCATCATGGGATTTCCAAACCATTCAGGCTATGTCGCTTCAAAACATGCACTTCATGGATTTCTATCCACTTTGGACATGGAGATGAAGGGCGAAGTATCAATTCTCGAGGCTGTTTTGAGCTGGATCAGGGGTACAAATCTCAGGGACAACGCCTTTGGAGCAGAGGGCACAAAACTCACCAAATCCTCAAAGAAGCACACCAGTGAATCAGTAAGCTTAGAGGATTGTGTGGAACAAATAATCCTGGCAATAGAAGCTGATAAAAAGACGGTCTACATCCCCAGGAAACTGGCTATGATTCCCCTTCTCAATACTTTCTTCCAGGGTTTTCTCCGGCGCAAGGTATCTGGAGCTATCGACAAAAACGAGTCATAG
- a CDS encoding FAD-binding oxidoreductase encodes MKNDKTPNTEKFYAVNKDNWGHKWGYKDSEFILNKDRTVSMTGDRYDLCGFDMPDFIPYVEEMLDMTVDVDDVLPEVEDKPVEDAQINQAFVDAVTSTFSEDRYSFGDAERLMHSAGQTTDEIYKVVFAKIDKVADMVFYIESEDETQKLIDLAIKYDVCLIPYGGGTSVSNALQIPQFETRMVVAVDTRRMNKIESIDVENRRVVVQAGILGSKLEELLEAKGLTVGHEPDSIELSTLGGWISTNASGMKKNRYGNIEDIVENVTMITPNGVVEQVNPITRASIGVSAQNMLLGSEGNFGIITKATLKVHALPELSDFNSALFHDWETGVAFMYELSKSGAVPASARLMDNAQFRFGQALNAKPSGLKVWIKKLEKFVVLNVKGFDPYKMVVTSFKLEGSKDEVALQQKTLKKLTKKHKGMIGGSENGKKGYNLTFAIAYIRDFMTRYRIIGETMETSVPWSKLNEVCEAATNQINELHKKHNIPGKPYISYRVPQIYHTGVCIYFMFAMNIKGVKNPVEIFNSIEYAMREAIMEAGGSISHHHGVGKLRKDFMKGTISPASIEMLKQVKTAHDPKNIFGVRNNIFAD; translated from the coding sequence ATGAAAAATGATAAGACTCCCAACACAGAGAAATTTTACGCTGTAAATAAAGACAACTGGGGACACAAATGGGGTTACAAAGATTCAGAATTTATACTGAATAAAGACCGGACCGTAAGCATGACCGGAGATCGCTACGATCTTTGTGGCTTCGATATGCCAGATTTTATCCCATACGTTGAAGAGATGTTGGATATGACAGTTGATGTAGACGACGTCTTGCCTGAGGTGGAGGACAAGCCTGTAGAAGATGCTCAGATCAACCAAGCTTTCGTAGACGCAGTTACATCTACATTTTCCGAGGATCGTTATTCCTTTGGTGATGCAGAGCGCCTCATGCATAGTGCTGGTCAGACTACCGATGAAATATATAAGGTCGTTTTTGCAAAAATCGATAAAGTGGCTGACATGGTCTTCTACATCGAGTCTGAAGACGAAACTCAAAAGTTGATTGACCTGGCGATTAAATATGATGTTTGCCTCATCCCATACGGTGGTGGCACAAGTGTAAGCAACGCGCTGCAAATCCCTCAATTTGAAACGAGAATGGTGGTAGCAGTTGACACGCGACGAATGAATAAAATCGAATCCATAGATGTGGAAAACCGTCGCGTAGTTGTCCAGGCCGGCATCCTCGGCAGCAAACTGGAAGAGCTGCTGGAAGCCAAAGGGCTAACCGTTGGACATGAACCAGACAGTATCGAATTGTCTACCCTGGGAGGCTGGATTTCAACCAATGCCAGTGGGATGAAAAAAAATCGCTATGGTAATATTGAAGACATTGTTGAAAATGTAACCATGATCACTCCCAATGGCGTGGTAGAGCAGGTCAATCCGATTACACGTGCATCCATCGGTGTTAGTGCACAGAATATGCTTTTAGGTTCTGAAGGTAATTTTGGAATCATCACCAAAGCCACTTTAAAAGTGCATGCACTCCCAGAATTATCTGATTTTAATTCTGCCCTGTTTCATGACTGGGAGACCGGTGTGGCTTTTATGTATGAATTATCCAAAAGTGGAGCAGTTCCTGCCAGCGCTCGACTCATGGATAACGCCCAGTTCCGTTTTGGTCAAGCTTTGAATGCCAAACCCAGTGGTCTAAAGGTGTGGATAAAAAAACTTGAAAAGTTTGTCGTATTAAATGTCAAGGGCTTTGACCCCTACAAAATGGTGGTAACCTCCTTCAAATTGGAGGGCTCTAAAGATGAAGTGGCATTGCAACAGAAAACTTTAAAAAAATTAACCAAGAAACATAAAGGTATGATTGGCGGCTCTGAAAATGGCAAGAAGGGTTATAACCTGACTTTTGCCATCGCCTACATCAGAGACTTTATGACTCGCTATCGTATTATTGGTGAAACCATGGAAACTTCGGTTCCATGGAGCAAACTAAATGAGGTATGTGAAGCTGCAACCAATCAAATCAATGAACTTCACAAAAAGCACAACATCCCCGGGAAGCCTTATATCTCATATCGTGTGCCTCAGATCTATCACACGGGGGTCTGTATCTATTTTATGTTTGCCATGAATATCAAAGGTGTTAAGAATCCCGTTGAGATTTTCAATTCAATTGAATATGCCATGAGGGAAGCCATAATGGAAGCTGGTGGTTCCATTTCCCATCATCATGGGGTTGGAAAACTGCGCAAAGATTTTATGAAGGGAACCATTTCCCCGGCAAGTATCGAAATGTTAAAGCAGGTAAAAACGGCCCATGACCCAAAAAATATTTTTGGCGTCCGGAATAATATTTTCGCAGACTAA
- a CDS encoding 1-acyl-sn-glycerol-3-phosphate acyltransferase: protein MDVLENPKYSYLLGKQPFYYKIWKILFYYYSKVVFTFYTPLKVYGRQHVPDSSYIFCSNHNSHMDVALLSAAAQQSFNHFGMMAAKDYWFDSWTRRTLINTVMNLIPIDRKIKGDTQFPIQDTIKLCKTFMNYQQRSLIFFPEGTRGTPGKILPFKKGAARFSLDLEVPILPAVIYGSHKAWPRGNFLMRPTGIEVYILEPIYPANFLETDTPSENDLIEAAKKMIAALEQAITNKAAELYEK, encoded by the coding sequence ATGGATGTTCTTGAAAATCCAAAATATTCCTATTTGTTGGGAAAACAGCCCTTCTATTATAAAATCTGGAAAATCCTGTTTTATTACTACAGCAAGGTCGTTTTTACATTCTATACGCCCTTGAAAGTCTACGGTCGCCAACACGTCCCCGACTCCTCCTATATTTTTTGCAGCAATCACAATAGCCACATGGATGTCGCCCTTCTTTCTGCAGCGGCACAACAAAGTTTCAATCATTTTGGAATGATGGCAGCCAAAGACTATTGGTTTGATAGTTGGACCAGACGAACCCTGATTAATACAGTCATGAACCTTATTCCTATTGATCGCAAGATCAAAGGGGATACTCAGTTTCCCATCCAGGACACCATCAAGTTGTGCAAAACATTCATGAACTATCAACAGAGGAGTCTCATATTTTTTCCTGAAGGCACCCGTGGCACTCCCGGCAAAATATTACCCTTCAAAAAGGGTGCTGCCAGGTTTTCTCTGGATCTGGAGGTTCCCATTTTGCCCGCTGTGATATACGGTTCTCACAAAGCCTGGCCGCGGGGTAATTTTTTAATGCGTCCAACAGGCATTGAGGTCTATATTCTTGAACCAATATATCCGGCAAATTTTCTGGAAACTGATACTCCAAGCGAGAATGATTTGATAGAAGCAGCAAAAAAAATGATAGCTGCGCTGGAACAAGCTATTACAAATAAGGCAGCCGAACTTTATGAAAAATGA
- a CDS encoding hydroxymethylglutaryl-CoA reductase yields MSEQNNGLNSHLPRGYSMEDSIARKEWVKEFTGVEIDDTLTDDVEDLKGIIEHHVGTMNIPMAVVGPLKIEGTYANGDFVIPLCTLEGSLAASMNRGIYASTVSGGTIVRHFRQELSRAPVFILDNLHESAKFQQWVTDNQNKIMEVAESTTRHGKVLRIDQYTIQNYVVLDLVMDTNNAAGQNMVTLAAQVACEYIQAETGQNYFLESNFNSDKKASTRNMLLGRGHAVSAETTIKNSVMRRILKMDPDILYDSFSFFPTISSLAGTHGNGLHVSNAITSIYLATGQDTACAAENSIAHLGIEKAEDGIKFKLTLPSLTVGTVGGGTRLKMQKRNLELLGCAEGEHSSRKLAEIITAATLSLEISLICAIGSHTWTEAHMKYGRK; encoded by the coding sequence GAATGGGTCAAGGAATTCACAGGCGTTGAAATTGATGACACGCTCACTGATGATGTTGAAGATTTAAAGGGAATCATTGAGCACCATGTTGGTACGATGAATATACCCATGGCTGTGGTCGGCCCACTGAAAATCGAGGGCACCTATGCCAATGGTGACTTTGTCATCCCCCTCTGCACCCTTGAAGGGTCACTTGCTGCTTCAATGAATCGTGGGATTTATGCTTCTACCGTCAGTGGTGGAACAATAGTACGTCATTTCAGGCAGGAGCTTTCAAGGGCACCTGTATTTATTCTGGACAACCTTCACGAAAGCGCAAAATTCCAACAATGGGTGACAGATAACCAGAACAAAATCATGGAAGTGGCGGAAAGTACCACCAGACATGGAAAAGTGTTGAGAATTGATCAATATACAATTCAAAATTATGTTGTGCTGGATTTGGTGATGGACACCAACAATGCAGCCGGACAAAATATGGTTACACTGGCAGCTCAGGTAGCCTGTGAATACATTCAAGCTGAGACAGGTCAGAATTACTTCCTGGAGTCCAACTTCAATAGTGATAAAAAAGCCTCTACAAGGAACATGCTGCTGGGAAGAGGTCATGCTGTCTCTGCAGAGACCACAATCAAGAATAGTGTCATGCGCAGAATTCTCAAAATGGATCCCGACATATTGTATGATTCCTTTAGCTTTTTTCCCACCATATCGAGTTTAGCTGGAACCCATGGGAATGGATTGCATGTCTCAAATGCAATTACCTCTATTTATCTGGCCACAGGTCAGGACACAGCCTGCGCTGCTGAAAATAGCATTGCCCATTTGGGCATCGAAAAGGCGGAAGATGGAATCAAGTTCAAGTTGACGCTTCCCTCTCTCACAGTGGGTACTGTGGGTGGAGGAACACGCCTGAAAATGCAAAAGCGAAACCTGGAATTGCTGGGATGTGCAGAAGGTGAACATTCATCGAGAAAACTGGCAGAAATTATTACTGCTGCAACCCTGTCTCTTGAAATTTCACTCATCTGCGCCATCGGGTCTCACACCTGGACAGAAGCGCATATGAAATATGGCAGAAAATAG